A region of the Desulfobacterales bacterium genome:
TGAGATATGTCTCTTTACGTTATTTTAATGCTGCCGGATCCGATCCCGATGCGGAAATCGGAGAAGATCATGATCCGGAAACCCATTTGATACCGCTGGTCCTTGATGCGGCAGCCGGGAAAAGCGAAAACGTAAAAATTTTTGGGACAGATTACGACACACCAGACGGCACCTGTATTCGGGACTATGTACATGTTTCGGATCTTGCCGATGCCCATGTGTTTGCGCTTGAATATCTTAAGGAAACCGGAAAGAGCGATAGCTTTAATTTGGGCAATGGTAACGGTTTCTCGGTAAGGGAAGTTATAGAAACCGCAAGAGAGATTGCCGGTAAAAATATTACTGCGATTGAATCGGAAAGACGGCCGGGAGATCCTGCTGTTCTGG
Encoded here:
- the galE gene encoding UDP-glucose 4-epimerase GalE, encoding MHFAAFAYVGESVENPGKYYRNNVVGSLTILEAMRDHGIRNIVFSSTCAVYRNPETIPIPEDHPAKPINPYGFSKFTVERMLDDFSNVHYMRYVSLRYFNAAGSDPDAEIGEDHDPETHLIPLVLDAAAGKSENVKIFGTDYDTPDGTCIRDYVHVSDLADAHVFALEYLKETGKSDSFNLGNGNGFSVREVIETAREIAGKNITAIESERRPGDPAVL